The nucleotide window cactTAAATTAACTATTCATGATTTTCTTCTACCtagacaaatttaatttttttaattgtacatgcaaatattttaaaatacaatatagCACATagtgatgaatatttttttttataaaagaagtaaaaaatttCACTTAATTCATGAGATAAACAATTTATATGAAGTCACAATAATATCTAATTTATTatgttgaaattatatttttattataataattttaatttgaatgtacttttCTATGGTTGTTTCTTTcttgatttaaataatttattgaatgCTTATTTTATGAACATGggaattatgtaaaaatatataacaaacggagatgaatattttttatgaatgtatgatgaaaaaaattataacaaattacattactggtaatacaaaatttaagtaAACGTATTTAAACATCATATTTATCCTATGCAACACGAGTCAAATAACTTAAAGATACTTATTTGTTACAACAAGGGTAATGTtacaaacatgacttcaaatttAATCTATAGAAAAAGTCTTTCAGAATTTGAGTTAGGTACCATTACACATCATTATTggctatatataatttttttcatgaattaCATTGTTTCTATAACTTAGTCCTCAAAATAAAACTAGAAATGCTGTTTTTTTactgtttaatatttaattgttgttcTTTATTGACAAAACAATGCAATATGAGAACCAATGTAAATGGAAACTTCTATAAATTTCTCTCATCTatagttttatgattttatatacaTGCAACTTTTGAAGCaaacattttagtttttaaggTCATAATACATTACTAGGTATcgttacattttattattttttatttattttaacaatggtaaattttggaaaaatttatcatccattttattttacaattatgaaaatatcattataagaatgatttagaaaatattttttaaattaattttttcacttcttttactaattatgatccatttttttatatctcaaACGATAGAAGGATTCGAGATTTAGTTATTGTAATCATTATTTgagtaatttattttcaatatttgttatttatttctgaagcacaaaagaaaattaaacaaaatgatattatatttagaaTAATGTCATGTGTCCTATTTTATCAACAATTTCACGTGTTATTTGTTCTCAAAATATAGTAGTTATTTACATAGTTATTTACTGtcaaagaacataaaaaaacaaGACCAAAATAAAGATTTTCTAAATGCTTTGTTTGTTCTGTACATCACACGGGTCAAAAAAATTAGGGCAGCTGCTTCGGGCATCTAACAACTTTCTAACATGTCAAAAATACCCTTGGTTATAAATAGCATAACCAATTTTTCATTTATGTAGGGCTTTTTTGTTTCCGCAAAATCCCACTCCAATAGTTGAGGTTGCTTCCGTCAGGGTCATTTTTGAAGCGTATTTGGTCTTTGGTGGTGTACGTGCTTCGTTAAGAGTATACGGTGAAGTCGGGTTGCTATTCATCGCCAGAAAAGAAGAAGAGGTACGCCTGAAATCTGTATGAACATAGGATCAGCAATCCGTATGATCATATGGATTTGTCAACCCATATGAGCCATATGGAATGATGATCCGTATGTTCATACATATCAGCAATCCGTATGAACCATACACATaggtttctaattttttttaattgtaaaaaaaattatacgaattatatatttaattttttttgtagtgtaaatttttttgtaatagttttaacaattttagaaatattgatttggtaatattattttatagtggtataaaaaatatatttagcaattagattggtaaaaaaatgataatatataaacttttaaaaattactaaaactaacattagattgcttaaaaattaatttagtgattaattgaaaataatttaattcataaatatgaccaaattaatttagtttgtcACACAATGTTACTtcaatattgtaaaaaaattatgatcaaGACATAgtaaaataactattatataAGAAACTGGTAACTAACAAAGGGATAATATTTGACAAATTGTTTGTAGCAAAAGCACGACTAAAAGGAATAATGTTCCAAGTcctaataattttgaatttaattcataaatatggccaaaataaaacatagttAACTGTTAGATCAGGGAATTCGAACAATTTCCATGCCAACTTTGAAGGATTAGGTttcacaaaattattttcatccaACTCCAATTTTAGTTGTCTTTCTCTGATAATTGAACACAATCCAACATTCTGCAATGTCCTCCAAATTCAAATGAGTCCAGCCtttgtttttaagaaaataatacatgGTGCTTGAAATGTTCTGATATTAAGAATAATGTTATGTCAgaaatatatgaaatttaaaacttaGAAGATAAAGAATTGCTTACAAGTAAATTGCAAAGTAGCTTACCAGGCTGCTACAAGTAATTTTGTGCTGAGTGAGCAGCACATTGAAAGTGACAAAATTTGGCACTTGATGGTATAATGAGTGTCTTCTTGGGAATGATTTTGGATGGCTACTGCTCTTGAATACGGTGAGAAAGAATACACTTTTACCGTAATGGGTTAACGAAACTTGATGATCTTCGGTCATGTGATAGAAATCTCTTAGTGATATCCATCCTGCTACAATGACTGGTCTATCCAAATCTTGGTTGTAGAGAATGGTATGCAAATTTCCATCCTTGTCAAGCAAATGCAAGAAACGATCAAGTACGTCTTTCCACCTCACAGTAAATGACTTACTAACTTTACCGTAAATCTACATTTCAAATAGATAAAACATTAGAATGAGACAAGTTGTGATGCAATcataccccccaagggcattggatagaagacttcaagaagattgggtcaaagatgcaagagaaggccctagggttctcatgagccttagggtaaatttcgggcccatggaTTAAGTATGAAccaacttatctttgtacatattagattaatgtttcattattttttgggccttgtatttagggctctataatgtaggtagcgtaccctagaaatgtaggatttttcagcccttgtattttaggacaccaaGACTagtttttttgtattaggggtagttttgtaatttcacatgcattaagtgaatatttgatgtgtgtgttgggaaataaatttaattgaattgggagaagctcaatccaattaaattttagagggggaggtgagcatttgcttgctacaccccattgccacatcatatagtcacactttgtgcatgtccttcatactttacatgtctcatgacacctaagcacacttagtggaaaatcttgaacttgatattggattagtgggatgaaccataactaaaattcactaatcataattagtgaaattttggctccacaaatttaatttcaaattcaagtgaaatttgaatagaaattcaaattttcctccaattttgtgtgacacttaggctataaatagaggacatgtgtgtgcattttttttacctttgatCATTTGATAATTACACTTTAAAttttagacctcatttgaggcacaaaatttcgtgctctttctctccctctccctccactcatcttcttctaccttcaagctcttatcaatggcttcctatggtagtgagcttcttctttactcatcttctccttgaagtggtgtctccgatcatctctctcttccttctccattccactgtcattcattttcaagaagcaaatgactccattgatgaagaagattcaatgcctacaagctccacatagaGCTACATCAAGTAGGTTGGTTAGTTGCACAAAATAACAGAATAATGatatgttaattaaatcaaaatgaagatgaCCTGGTCCTTGGCATTAATGGTGTTTAAAATAGCCTCTGATGCAATCGTGACCTTCAACATGATCTTGGCCATTTCGCAGCACTGTTCGTGCTCTTCATTTGTTAATTCTGACATAATTCACATTCAAGCATGATATTTAAGCAAATTATTATACAATGATATAACAAAATTGACATTCAATTAGCAGTCATAATGAACGCCAGTTCATTCTTAGCGATTGGCAGAATCATTAATCTATTAACTAGACATATATTCgaaagaaaaatgatttcaaataaaattgttaagTAGCAAAAACATAAGCTAAAACAAACATATAAATGTTGTTCCAAAGCATATTCATCAATGTACACAATAAGTGCAGTGTACAGTTACTTCAAAATGacacaagtacattcatcaAATAGTTTTAAGCATTGGGAGAACATGACAAAAATTAGTCATCAGAATTACGTAATTATTTTCACCATTAATATCAAAGTAGGTGAATGAAAAACAAACTCCTTTACACAGCGTTAACATTAATATTGCAAGTCAATTTGAAGGGAGTGCTAAATTGTAGGTATAAAGCTCTACTTAAAACCACTAAGAATTGAGTTTAAAGccttcatgataaaaaaattttacaagTGTGATCAAAACATCAATGTTGAAGAATAGGGCAAGTGACTTAAACACTAACATAAAAGATCAAACAGTCCAAAACAAGTGGCATATTCTTAATGAGACGATGAGTTCTCGGCTGAGTTTGAAAGCTAGCATGCAATTGCCAAAGTCAATCTTCAATTAACACTTAGTTCAAAAATATGGTGAGCTTATAGTGGTCTAGTAATATCGTATTCTCAGAGTTCAGAATTGAGATTAATACTAACCATAAAGACTATGGTTGGACAAATAAATGCTCAGCAAGAAAGCTCTAAGCTATAACAAACAAAGGCATTAGTCATGGAGCTAAGCGAATGAAACTAAGATGGGTGCTAACTAACTAAGTCATAGAATATAGTTGGTGATGTTAAAACTATTAAGTGCACTAGATGCATTGGTAAGTGAATGAAACTAAGATTTTTCTTAGCTATcattgtttcaaatttttttctcaaccTAAGCAAAACCAACAAAGTGTATGGAATACATGCAATTCctaattaatcattaatcaaATAGCCAAAATGTCACTCTTCGAAATGAGCCAGGCAAAACCATATTACTACTTGTTAGGGTATTTGACAACAATTGACCAAACATGACGTCCTACTACCAAAGCTAATTAAGTACAGACATGTCACATGTGTGAGTAAATGTATCATATATATGTTCGTGTGAATGGTACCAATATTTTGACACAAATTTCGGTCTCTGATGTAAACATGGAGACAACAATATGAAAGGTAAACATTCTTATTAGGTAGAGTCACAAGAACCATTTCCAGTTCCTTGTTGAGGGTGCTTAACCGTGATGACGGTGGAACAGAGCCTGAATATCTTGCTTCTTGATTCATCAAttctgaaatatattttaaattttggtttcaatatttgtttcaattttttaaaaagttaaacaaatataatattgcaatattttaaattatggcCAAACTAATCTTAGTTTTggaaatctaatctaatctaatcttagTCTTAGTAATGTAACCTAATCTGagtaataactaaaataatttttttttgtttttataaaaaaaatcaatacttaacaaacaaatcacataaaatattttttgaccaAATAAGCCCATACATAATAGAAATCAATACATTATCaaatttcacaaattatttccaaaatataattacactaccaaacaatttcaaaaataattcacaattttttgttcaattaaataaaaaaaattcatacgaATCAACAATCCATATGAGTCATACGAATTGATGATCCATATGATTCATAAGATgcagaggaaaaacaaggatgaCGAACAGGTAAAAGACGAAGCGCAGCGCGGAGGAGGAAGGAAGTGACTGGTACAAACAAGTCACTGTTCCTTTAAATATTAACTTATCGAAGAACAATCTGATCATTTCACACAAGTTGCTGGATATCCCAGCAAAAAATGTTGAGTACCCATAGTAACATCCAAAAATTAGtgatataaaagataaaagtgattgtataaaaaaataattttaataacaattatataatttattgtttataaatcagatttaacattaaataaaatattttaaaaaagcaaCAAACTAATACAACAACGTATATAATAGTGTGTTATATAACTCAAGTTGAAAGAGAAGGAAAGAGACTTTGGTTCTAGTCCCACCACGATTAATGGTCAACAAAGAAAGAactaaaattgaataatttttatgcaattttaaaaattgaagaaccaaaattataaatttaaaaataaaaccaaaattcggataaaaattataaaaaaaaaatcaaaattacaatttagtcaaataaaaataaaagtttaaaaggATGAAACACTTAAAATTTGACTTGTCAGTTCTTTGCTTCATGTCCACTAAGAATAAATTGATGTTTTTACCACCTAAAATTTGGCTTACGTGAGTTCACTATCGCAAATATTTATACTGGTGCATAAATTTCATTCAATTATTTGAGTCAAATTTCGAATTCAATAATACAAACCatcattctaaaattaaattgttcATATACTTAATCTTGGGTTGCGCAGGGGATCAAGCATCAAGCGAAGTCTACGCAATTTAATAAAGCAACACCTTTACAAACGAAACATCATTCTGTCGCAATTGATGCATACATGAAGAGAAAACCAACATGAAAAAACTccatttattttagaattaatttCCAGTACATAATTCATTTAACACGTTGAATCATGGAAAAGCAAACTGCCATCATCTGACCTTCAGCCGAATGTTGCAATAAGGAAGGATTTATAAATGCTCATGAACTTGGCCACAAATGCTGCCAatgtaaacaaacaaaaaataataaaaaaagcggtcagcaagcaattttttttaggcCAACTCGTATTAGAATCTATATTCACTTGGCAATATAAACGCATTGCTTTCAACAAATAGATTTATTGagtccaaaaaataaatataaggcaGGGTCTATAAAAGAATTCACAACTGTCAATCTGACTACAATATTCAATCAGTCAAAATACCTTCAATGTGAAAGATCGCCTTCTGTCCGAGACGCATCCTGTATTCCTTGTTCAATGAAGGGAAAAGAAATATCAGGAACCACTTCGAAAAATAAGAGGTGAAAATGGCTATAGACAAAATCTTCACTCTTTCGGTCTTCAgccattaatataaatatataatagctATTTCCACACTAATGACTAATGAGGAAAATACAATGGGTAAAAAACATAGATTAATGCTTATACCAAAGTACAATACAATCACACAAAGTTGAATCAGTTGCTTAGGCtaacaaattatgaaaaataaatatagcaGAAATGAAATCTTCTAGAAGACACATTACAATATTAATTCCAGATGctgatatgaaaaataatactgATAAAGCACTTACATAATATGCAGCCCAATGACATACTTCATGCTTTAGTTCTGCATCCAGTTTCCTCAATAGCTCATAAAGAAGCCTCTGAGCCAGCAAATATAACATCAAAGTcaagtagtaaaaaaaaaaaaacttacaggCAGAGTTGTAAGGAACACGCTTACCTTTAAAATGATCTCCGGAGGAATGCAATTGATTAGCAGCTCATAGAGCTTTCCTCGAACTTGAAACAACCTAAGATAGATGAGATAGAGAATATGAAAGAGGCATTGCACACCACACAAGTCACTCAGATAACTAAATAAAACATGAAATTAGTTCACTATACAATTCATTAGGCAAACCATGAACCTGACAAATTTCAACGTCCAGTTGAACACTCTATTTATTATGAAAGATCAAAGTAAATTGTACTAGAAGAAAACCTTTTTGGGCTCTGTTCCTTCATTATGTCAGATGCAATCTCAGAAATATACTCTTCCCAGTCCATTGGAGGAATTGCTTGTTTGTTAGTGAAAGGATACCTGCAACACATGTGACAAAATGCAAACAAGATAGCTGTCAGTAATTGACTAGTTGGCCCCCTTAAAGCAAAGATTTGAAAAGGAGATGAACATTTGAGGTTATGCATAGGAAGCTTATGGAGCTTACTGTAGGACACGACAAGTCTCAAACGACAATATGGCCCTCCTTAAATTCCGATTTGATTTCTCTGCAATGCGAGCAGCAAAACCAGGAGGAAGTTGCAGTCCTTCTTTCTTACCAATGAATTCTAAAACTTGAACAATCTGCCATATAGATTTCCAAAGATTCAATAGAGATCAATATTCAATTCAGAGAATGGGTAAGCTAAACATGAtcactatatataatatataataacgtCCATTTGAAATGGTATATTTTGGTTGTTGCATAATATATGATAAACCTTGGATGCCATTGGTATACCCTTTAAAGCAACAAGGaacaaaaagtaaaactaaaaatagattTTCAGAAACAAAACCTAATTATAGCTAATCCAggcatttttttagttttcaaggAAGTGTCTGGCATAATCATAATGATTAGTTGATTACCaaagaaaattttaacattGTTTGATAATTAAACATTTGTAAATTTCTCAATGGAGAACTTATCACTTCAGTTTCAGAATTAATGTTGCTGTTCTTCATTTACGGAAGCACTGATGACATAAAACTCAAACTTCCTCTCCAACTTTCTTAATCAGCATATCGTCAGATAGCTTGAGAAGGGATAATgtcttaaacaaaaataaaactaaaaatctaaCCTACTATAATGCTCACAGCAGCAAAAACAGGTAACCTTGTAGAACATTGCAAAATAATTCTATATAGTATATAAAAGAATGAAACTACTTTGATTCACAATCCTGCAAGAGAACAACAACCACCTCTCAATGCTGGAAAATTGATTTTCTTATAGAAACTTAAACACACACAAAGGAAGCAAACTCCTTACTTTCCTAGGCCATTGCAATATATGTTGAAAATAATTACCTGTTCTTCACTTGGTGCATTTATTCGCACATTGAGACATCGAGAGCGGATTGCTTCTGTGACTCTAGAAGAACTATTGCAACATAGAATTAATCTGCAATAAGCACTGTATTTCTCCATTGTTCTGCGGAGAGAGTGTTGGGCTTCTCTAGAGAGTTTGTCAACATCATTGAGCACAAGTACTGATACAgaataaaatcaaacatcaagaatttttaaaaaaaactaaataaagatTAATGCTTGTAATCTTCACGTTTATTAGACAGGACAAGGTGGAGAGGTTGCTTATATGACATGGACAAAAAATggtagaagaagaaaaggactaCACAAGTAAATAAGACACTACAAACTAAACCACACAGTACACAATCAAGGAGAAAATTGAAAGATAGCACATAAATTTGCAAAAAAGAAGACttgaaaatatatgtttaacCATGCAAAGGTGAAGTTTTCTATTTGCTTAAAACAACACTCATTTAGAGGTTAAAAACAAAGACTTCCAGTTACTGTGTAGAGGTTAAAAACAAAGACTTCCAGTTACCTTTAAATCCTTTCTTCCCCTTAGTATCAATGGGTCTATTCTTAGCCATTTCTTTGATTACTTCCTGAACAATGTATCTATCCTGAAACCCTGCATCACTCGGACTCATTTCAATGTGATTGGCACTTGATAATGTTGTCAGCTCTAAATCAAGAGATCTACTCCCAGCCTGAAACCAATTCTCAAGcacttcaaaacaaaaaacaagcaactaaaaaacaccaacaaatcAGTTTATTGTGTAACAAATCCATTCATTGGAACACAATTCAAATTTATGTCACAGCACAAAGGATATGAACAAGGAGATATAAGGTGGGCTGGATGgttaagggagaagggaagaggGGAAATATCGCAAGTTCGATCCCTTctgctaacaaaactaacatttgttgataaaaaaaacaaaggatatCAACATAAAGTTGTACTAGAGAAGGGAACACATATGTAGTGCACGTGATATATCTAAATGAAAAGAGTCTAAGAAAATGTTTGTCTGTGGGGCTATATTGAAGGCCTTCACTACATTCCAAGTCATGTCTTACAGTGAAAAAGTTTGAGTCAAAACCAGGTCCTCCATCAGAATATTTTTCCCAACCAAAAGCACTTATTTATgttcataaatattataaaacctTATAAAAAACACATATAAGCAACATGATATATCAAGAAAGATTCTCTGGTTCCCTTTCTTTCTGTCAAGGTCCTAGAACCTCTTAAGCTATTGGCAGCCAGCAACTAATCACAAAGGGCACCGTTAAAATCATAATAAGCcacaaaaagatggaagaagctTACGTCGATTTTCCAGGTCCTATTTTCCACCTTCACCTGCAAGGTCAACAAAAACAGATTCAAAAGGAATCAAAATGAGGTCaccaagaagaaaataaactacATTACTGCaatacacatttttatttttatttttttgctgttTTTGCAGTGACACTCAAAAGTaacttgaacaaaaaaaaatatgaagaaaaaggaGAACCTTTTCAGCACCAGGTCCAAAC belongs to Glycine soja cultivar W05 chromosome 5, ASM419377v2, whole genome shotgun sequence and includes:
- the LOC114412348 gene encoding replication factor C subunit 3-like isoform X1; this translates as MLWVDKYRPKTLDQVMVHTDIAHNLKKLVTEQDSPHLLFYGPSGSGKKTLIMALLRQMFGPGAEKVKVENRTWKIDAGSRSLDLELTTLSSANHIEMSPSDAGFQDRYIVQEVIKEMAKNRPIDTKGKKGFKVLVLNDVDKLSREAQHSLRRTMEKYSAYCRLILCCNSSSRVTEAIRSRCLNVRINAPSEEQIVQVLEFIGKKEGLQLPPGFAARIAEKSNRNLRRAILSFETCRVLQYPFTNKQAIPPMDWEEYISEIASDIMKEQSPKRLFQVRGKLYELLINCIPPEIILKRLLYELLRKLDAELKHEVCHWAAYYEYRMRLGQKAIFHIEAFVAKFMSIYKSFLIATFG
- the LOC114412348 gene encoding replication factor C subunit 3-like isoform X2, encoding MLWVDKYRPKTLDQVMVHTDIAHNLKKLVTEQDSPHLLFYGPSGSGKKTLIMALLRQMFGPGAEKVKVENRTWKIDAGSRSLDLELTTLSSANHIEMSPSDAGFQDRYIVQEVIKEMAKNRPIDTKGKKGFKVLVLNDVDKLSREAQHSLRRTMEKYSAYCRLILCCNSSSRVTEAIRSRCLNVRINAPSEEQIVQVLEFIGKKEGLQLPPGFAARIAEKSNRNLRRAILSFETCRVLQYPFTNKQAIPPMDWEEYISEIASDIMKEQSPKRLFQVRGKLYELLINCIPPEIILKRLLYELLRKLDAELKHEVCHWAAYYDASRTEGDLSH